The following proteins come from a genomic window of Miscanthus floridulus cultivar M001 chromosome 2, ASM1932011v1, whole genome shotgun sequence:
- the LOC136539162 gene encoding alpha-mannosidase-like isoform X5, which produces MHDEAAVHYIDMIDQTTLGHRMIKRQFNKTPRAGWQIDPFGHSAVQAYLLGAELGFDSVHFARIDYQDRQTRKADKGLEVIWRGSRTFGSSSQIFTNAFPVHYSPPDGFGFEVLDENIIPVQDDLSLFDYNVQERVNDFVAAALAQANVTRTDHIMWTMGDDFNYQYAESWFRNMDKLIQHVNKDGRVHALYSTPSIYTDAKHASNESWPVKYDDYFPYADSTNAYWTGYFTSRPTFKRYVRVHSGYYLAARQIEFLVGGSSLGLFTSSLEDAMGIAQHHDAVSGTAKQHTTDDYSKRLALGASKVEKDVNTALTCLTSSNGTCVSSVVQFSQCPLLNISYCPSTEEAISATKRLVVVAYNPLGWERSDFIRVPVNDQNLVVKSSDGNIVESQLVEVDNVTSNLRKFYVKAYLGITTDKAPKYWLTFQASAPPMGWNSYFISKSTGAGYNSTEHVSAVVSPSNSTIEVGPGPLKMSFSSASGQLNRIFNSISGVDLPVQQSFLWYRSSEGDASDSQASGAYIFRPDGNTPTTVSSSVPLKVIRGPLVDEVHQQFSSWIYQITRLYKNKEHAEVVYTIGPIPVDDDVGKEVITRLTANMVTNSTFYTDSNGRDFLKRVRNYREDWNLQVTQPVTGNYYPVNLGVYVADGKYELSVLVDRAVGASSIQDGQLEIMLHRRLLKDDGRGVGEPLDEVVCVDQDCEGLTARGTYYVNVEKLGNGAHWRRTYGQQVYSPFLLAFTHEEETSSKSYNVAKAGMMDANYSLPDNVAIVTLQNLDDGTTLLRLAHLFQAAEDPKYSEVAKVDLKKVFGKRTIKEFTETNLSANQKKSEMKKLNWRVTGDTESGLAPVKGGPVDSRALVVELGPMEIRTFLLKF; this is translated from the exons ATGCATGATGAAGCTGCGGTGCATTACATTGACATGATTGATCAGACCACACTTGGTCACCGGATGATCAAGAGACAATTCAATAAGACTCCAAGAGCTGGCTGGCAAATTGATCCTTTTGGTCATTCTGCAGTTCAAGCTTATTTGCTTGGAGCAGAG CTTGGTTTTGATTCTGTACATTTCGCAAGAATTGATTACCAAGATAGGCAAACACGGAAAGCAGACAAAGGCCTAGAGGTTATATGGCGTGGCTCAAGAACTTTCGGTTCATCTTCACAG ATCTTCACGAATGCCTTTCCTGTGCATTATAGCCCACCAGATGGCTTTGGCTTCGAAGTTTTGGATGAAAATATCATACCTGTTCAG GATGACCTGTCATTGTTTGACTATAATGTCCAAGAACGTGTAAATGATTTTGTTGCTGCAGCCTTAGCACAG GCAAATGTTACACGTACAGACCACATAATGTGGACCATGGGGGATGATTTTAACTATCAGTATGCTGAATCCTGGTTCCGGAATATGGACAAACTTATCCAACATGTGAACAAG GACGGCAGAGTGCATGCGTTGTATTCTACTCCGTCTATCTACACAGATGCTAAACATGCATCAAATGAATCTTGGCCAGTAAAATACGATGATTATTTCCC CTATGCTGATTCAACAAATGCATACTGGACTGGGTATTTTACAAGCCGTCCAACTTTCAAGCGATATGTTCGAGTACACAGTGGATATTACTTG GCTGCACGTCAAATAGAATTTTTGGTGGGTGGCAGTTCCTTAGGATTGTTCACTTCTAGCTTGGAAGATGCAATGGGAATTGCCCAGCATCATGATGCAGTCTCAGGTACTGCAAAACAGCACACAACTGATGACTACTCGAAACGGCTTGCTCTTGGAGCATCAAAG GTTGAAAAAGATGTAAACACTGCTCTAACTTGTCTGACCAGCTCCAACGGAACATGTGTATCCTCTGTAGTACAATTTAGTCAG TGTCCACTTCTCAATATAAGCTACTGCCCTTCGACTGAGGAAGCAATTTCAGCAACAAAGCGTTTA GTTGTAGTTGCTTACAATCCTCTTGGATGGGAACGTAGTGACTTCATAAGGGTTCCT GTCAATGATCAAAACCTAGTTGTAAAAAGCTCTGATGGAAATATTGTTGAGTCGCAACTAGTTGAGGTAGATAATGTGACAAGcaatttaagaaagttttatgTGAAGGCTTATCTTGGAATCACAACAGACAAGGCCCCTAAGTATTGGCTAACATTTCAAGCTTCTGCACCACCAATGGGCTGGAATTCTTACTTCATTTCAAAATCAACTGGAGCAG GATACAACAGTACTGAGCATGTCTCAGCCGTGGTTTCTCCAAGTAACAGCACGATTGAAGTTGGACCAGGACCTCTAAAGATGTCCTTTTCATCAGCATCTGGACAACTCAATAGGATATTCAATTCTATCTCAGGA GTGGATTTACCAGTTCAACAAAGCTTTCTTTGGTATAGATCAAGTGAGGGTGATGCCTCGGATTCACAG GCATCTGGAGCTTATATATTTCGACCAGATGGTAATACACCAACTACAGTTTCATCCTCG GTGCCACTGAAAGTTATCCGTGGACCACTGGTTGATGAAGTGCATCAACAATTCAGCTCATGGATTTATCAG ATTACACGACTCTACAAGAACAAGGAGCACGCTGAAGTTGTATACACG ATTGGGCCAATCCCTGTCGATGATGATGTAGGGAAGGAGGTCATCACACGGCTGACAGCAAATATGGTCACAAATAGTACATTTTATACAGACTCCAATGGAAGGGATTTCCTCAAAAGG GTGAGAAACTACAGGGAGGACTGGAATCTTCAAGTGACTCAACCAGTTACAGGAAATTACTATCCG GTCAATCTAGGAGTGTATGTAGCAGATGGAAAATATGAGCTATCTGTACTTGTGGACCGTGCTGTTGGAGCATCGAGCATTCAGGATGGTCAGCTAGAGATTATGCTACACAG GCGTTTACTTAAAGATGATGGCAGAGGTGTTGGAGAGCCACTTGATGAAGTGGTTTGCGTGGATCAAGATTGCGAAGGGCTTACG GCCAGGGGCACTTACTATGTCAATGTTGAAAAGCTAGGAAATGGAGCTCACTGGCGACGTACATATGGCCAACAAGTCTATTCACCCTTTCTCCTTGCTTTTACTCATGAG GAAGAGACAAGCTCGAAATCCTACAATGTGGCCAAAGCTGGTATGATGGATGCAAATTACAGTCTTCCTGATAATGTTGCAATTGTTACTTTACAG AACCTAGATGATGGTACCACACTACTCCGCTTGGCCCATCTTTTTCAA GCTGCTGAGGACCCGAAATATTCAGAGGTAGCAAAGGTTGATCTGAAAAAGGTGTTCGGAAAGAGAACT ATCAAGGAATTTACTGAGACTAACCTTTCCGCAAATCAGAAGAAGTCAGAGATGAAGAAGCTCAACTGGAGGGTCACTGGGGACACTGAAAGTGGTCTGGCCCCAGTAAAAGGTGGCCCAGTTGATAGTAGGGCTCTAGTCGTGGAACTAGGACCCATGGAGATACGCACTTTCTTGCTGAAATTTTAA
- the LOC136539162 gene encoding alpha-mannosidase-like isoform X1, translating into MAPVLLLAVLVLAVAVATTGVSASAFAVAFNATAVVAGKLNVHLVPHSHDDVGWLKTVDQYYVGSNNSIQGACVMNTLDSVVDALARDPARMFVVVEQAFFQRWWAEKSPTIQAIVHKLVDSGQLEFINGGWCMHDEAAVHYIDMIDQTTLGHRMIKRQFNKTPRAGWQIDPFGHSAVQAYLLGAELGFDSVHFARIDYQDRQTRKADKGLEVIWRGSRTFGSSSQIFTNAFPVHYSPPDGFGFEVLDENIIPVQDDLSLFDYNVQERVNDFVAAALAQANVTRTDHIMWTMGDDFNYQYAESWFRNMDKLIQHVNKDGRVHALYSTPSIYTDAKHASNESWPVKYDDYFPYADSTNAYWTGYFTSRPTFKRYVRVHSGYYLAARQIEFLVGGSSLGLFTSSLEDAMGIAQHHDAVSGTAKQHTTDDYSKRLALGASKVEKDVNTALTCLTSSNGTCVSSVVQFSQCPLLNISYCPSTEEAISATKRLVVVAYNPLGWERSDFIRVPVNDQNLVVKSSDGNIVESQLVEVDNVTSNLRKFYVKAYLGITTDKAPKYWLTFQASAPPMGWNSYFISKSTGAGYNSTEHVSAVVSPSNSTIEVGPGPLKMSFSSASGQLNRIFNSISGVDLPVQQSFLWYRSSEGDASDSQASGAYIFRPDGNTPTTVSSSVPLKVIRGPLVDEVHQQFSSWIYQITRLYKNKEHAEVVYTIGPIPVDDDVGKEVITRLTANMVTNSTFYTDSNGRDFLKRVRNYREDWNLQVTQPVTGNYYPVNLGVYVADGKYELSVLVDRAVGASSIQDGQLEIMLHRRLLKDDGRGVGEPLDEVVCVDQDCEGLTARGTYYVNVEKLGNGAHWRRTYGQQVYSPFLLAFTHEEETSSKSYNVAKAGMMDANYSLPDNVAIVTLQNLDDGTTLLRLAHLFQAAEDPKYSEVAKVDLKKVFGKRTIKEFTETNLSANQKKSEMKKLNWRVTGDTESGLAPVKGGPVDSRALVVELGPMEIRTFLLKF; encoded by the exons ATGGCGCCGGTGCTTCTGCTGGCGGTGCTAGTGCTCGCGGTGGCAGTAGCGACGACGGGGGTGTCGGCGTCGGCGTTCGCAGTGGCATTCaacgcgacggcggtggtggccggGAAGCTGAACGTGCACCTGGTGCCGCACTCGCACGACGACGTCGGGTGGCTCAAGACCGTCGACCAGTACTACGTCGGATCCAACAACTCCATCCAG GGCGCGTGCGTGATGAACACGCTCGACTCCGTGGTGGACGCGCTCGCCAGGGATCCCGCCCGCATGTTCGTCGTCGTCGAGCAG GCTTTCTTCCAAAGGTGGTGGGCAGAGAAAAGCCCCACAATCCAGGCCATAGTCCACAAACTTGTTGATTCCGGTCAGCTAGAGTTCAT AAATGGTGGGTGGTGTATGCATGATGAAGCTGCGGTGCATTACATTGACATGATTGATCAGACCACACTTGGTCACCGGATGATCAAGAGACAATTCAATAAGACTCCAAGAGCTGGCTGGCAAATTGATCCTTTTGGTCATTCTGCAGTTCAAGCTTATTTGCTTGGAGCAGAG CTTGGTTTTGATTCTGTACATTTCGCAAGAATTGATTACCAAGATAGGCAAACACGGAAAGCAGACAAAGGCCTAGAGGTTATATGGCGTGGCTCAAGAACTTTCGGTTCATCTTCACAG ATCTTCACGAATGCCTTTCCTGTGCATTATAGCCCACCAGATGGCTTTGGCTTCGAAGTTTTGGATGAAAATATCATACCTGTTCAG GATGACCTGTCATTGTTTGACTATAATGTCCAAGAACGTGTAAATGATTTTGTTGCTGCAGCCTTAGCACAG GCAAATGTTACACGTACAGACCACATAATGTGGACCATGGGGGATGATTTTAACTATCAGTATGCTGAATCCTGGTTCCGGAATATGGACAAACTTATCCAACATGTGAACAAG GACGGCAGAGTGCATGCGTTGTATTCTACTCCGTCTATCTACACAGATGCTAAACATGCATCAAATGAATCTTGGCCAGTAAAATACGATGATTATTTCCC CTATGCTGATTCAACAAATGCATACTGGACTGGGTATTTTACAAGCCGTCCAACTTTCAAGCGATATGTTCGAGTACACAGTGGATATTACTTG GCTGCACGTCAAATAGAATTTTTGGTGGGTGGCAGTTCCTTAGGATTGTTCACTTCTAGCTTGGAAGATGCAATGGGAATTGCCCAGCATCATGATGCAGTCTCAGGTACTGCAAAACAGCACACAACTGATGACTACTCGAAACGGCTTGCTCTTGGAGCATCAAAG GTTGAAAAAGATGTAAACACTGCTCTAACTTGTCTGACCAGCTCCAACGGAACATGTGTATCCTCTGTAGTACAATTTAGTCAG TGTCCACTTCTCAATATAAGCTACTGCCCTTCGACTGAGGAAGCAATTTCAGCAACAAAGCGTTTA GTTGTAGTTGCTTACAATCCTCTTGGATGGGAACGTAGTGACTTCATAAGGGTTCCT GTCAATGATCAAAACCTAGTTGTAAAAAGCTCTGATGGAAATATTGTTGAGTCGCAACTAGTTGAGGTAGATAATGTGACAAGcaatttaagaaagttttatgTGAAGGCTTATCTTGGAATCACAACAGACAAGGCCCCTAAGTATTGGCTAACATTTCAAGCTTCTGCACCACCAATGGGCTGGAATTCTTACTTCATTTCAAAATCAACTGGAGCAG GATACAACAGTACTGAGCATGTCTCAGCCGTGGTTTCTCCAAGTAACAGCACGATTGAAGTTGGACCAGGACCTCTAAAGATGTCCTTTTCATCAGCATCTGGACAACTCAATAGGATATTCAATTCTATCTCAGGA GTGGATTTACCAGTTCAACAAAGCTTTCTTTGGTATAGATCAAGTGAGGGTGATGCCTCGGATTCACAG GCATCTGGAGCTTATATATTTCGACCAGATGGTAATACACCAACTACAGTTTCATCCTCG GTGCCACTGAAAGTTATCCGTGGACCACTGGTTGATGAAGTGCATCAACAATTCAGCTCATGGATTTATCAG ATTACACGACTCTACAAGAACAAGGAGCACGCTGAAGTTGTATACACG ATTGGGCCAATCCCTGTCGATGATGATGTAGGGAAGGAGGTCATCACACGGCTGACAGCAAATATGGTCACAAATAGTACATTTTATACAGACTCCAATGGAAGGGATTTCCTCAAAAGG GTGAGAAACTACAGGGAGGACTGGAATCTTCAAGTGACTCAACCAGTTACAGGAAATTACTATCCG GTCAATCTAGGAGTGTATGTAGCAGATGGAAAATATGAGCTATCTGTACTTGTGGACCGTGCTGTTGGAGCATCGAGCATTCAGGATGGTCAGCTAGAGATTATGCTACACAG GCGTTTACTTAAAGATGATGGCAGAGGTGTTGGAGAGCCACTTGATGAAGTGGTTTGCGTGGATCAAGATTGCGAAGGGCTTACG GCCAGGGGCACTTACTATGTCAATGTTGAAAAGCTAGGAAATGGAGCTCACTGGCGACGTACATATGGCCAACAAGTCTATTCACCCTTTCTCCTTGCTTTTACTCATGAG GAAGAGACAAGCTCGAAATCCTACAATGTGGCCAAAGCTGGTATGATGGATGCAAATTACAGTCTTCCTGATAATGTTGCAATTGTTACTTTACAG AACCTAGATGATGGTACCACACTACTCCGCTTGGCCCATCTTTTTCAA GCTGCTGAGGACCCGAAATATTCAGAGGTAGCAAAGGTTGATCTGAAAAAGGTGTTCGGAAAGAGAACT ATCAAGGAATTTACTGAGACTAACCTTTCCGCAAATCAGAAGAAGTCAGAGATGAAGAAGCTCAACTGGAGGGTCACTGGGGACACTGAAAGTGGTCTGGCCCCAGTAAAAGGTGGCCCAGTTGATAGTAGGGCTCTAGTCGTGGAACTAGGACCCATGGAGATACGCACTTTCTTGCTGAAATTTTAA
- the LOC136539162 gene encoding alpha-mannosidase-like isoform X2, protein MAPVLLLAVLVLAVAVATTGVSASAFAVAFNATAVVAGKLNVHLVPHSHDDVGWLKTVDQYYVGSNNSIQGACVMNTLDSVVDALARDPARMFVVVEQAFFQRWWAEKSPTIQAIVHKLVDSGQLEFINGGWCMHDEAAVHYIDMIDQTTLGHRMIKRQFNKTPRAGWQIDPFGHSAVQAYLLGAELGFDSVHFARIDYQDRQTRKADKGLEVIWRGSRTFGSSSQIFTNAFPVHYSPPDGFGFEVLDENIIPVQDDLSLFDYNVQERVNDFVAAALAQANVTRTDHIMWTMGDDFNYQYAESWFRNMDKLIQHVNKDGRVHALYSTPSIYTDAKHASNESWPVKYDDYFPYADSTNAYWTGYFTSRPTFKRYVRVHSGYYLAARQIEFLVGGSSLGLFTSSLEDAMGIAQHHDAVSGTAKQHTTDDYSKRLALGASKVEKDVNTALTCLTSSNGTCVSSVVQFSQVVVAYNPLGWERSDFIRVPVNDQNLVVKSSDGNIVESQLVEVDNVTSNLRKFYVKAYLGITTDKAPKYWLTFQASAPPMGWNSYFISKSTGAGYNSTEHVSAVVSPSNSTIEVGPGPLKMSFSSASGQLNRIFNSISGVDLPVQQSFLWYRSSEGDASDSQASGAYIFRPDGNTPTTVSSSVPLKVIRGPLVDEVHQQFSSWIYQITRLYKNKEHAEVVYTIGPIPVDDDVGKEVITRLTANMVTNSTFYTDSNGRDFLKRVRNYREDWNLQVTQPVTGNYYPVNLGVYVADGKYELSVLVDRAVGASSIQDGQLEIMLHRRLLKDDGRGVGEPLDEVVCVDQDCEGLTARGTYYVNVEKLGNGAHWRRTYGQQVYSPFLLAFTHEEETSSKSYNVAKAGMMDANYSLPDNVAIVTLQNLDDGTTLLRLAHLFQAAEDPKYSEVAKVDLKKVFGKRTIKEFTETNLSANQKKSEMKKLNWRVTGDTESGLAPVKGGPVDSRALVVELGPMEIRTFLLKF, encoded by the exons ATGGCGCCGGTGCTTCTGCTGGCGGTGCTAGTGCTCGCGGTGGCAGTAGCGACGACGGGGGTGTCGGCGTCGGCGTTCGCAGTGGCATTCaacgcgacggcggtggtggccggGAAGCTGAACGTGCACCTGGTGCCGCACTCGCACGACGACGTCGGGTGGCTCAAGACCGTCGACCAGTACTACGTCGGATCCAACAACTCCATCCAG GGCGCGTGCGTGATGAACACGCTCGACTCCGTGGTGGACGCGCTCGCCAGGGATCCCGCCCGCATGTTCGTCGTCGTCGAGCAG GCTTTCTTCCAAAGGTGGTGGGCAGAGAAAAGCCCCACAATCCAGGCCATAGTCCACAAACTTGTTGATTCCGGTCAGCTAGAGTTCAT AAATGGTGGGTGGTGTATGCATGATGAAGCTGCGGTGCATTACATTGACATGATTGATCAGACCACACTTGGTCACCGGATGATCAAGAGACAATTCAATAAGACTCCAAGAGCTGGCTGGCAAATTGATCCTTTTGGTCATTCTGCAGTTCAAGCTTATTTGCTTGGAGCAGAG CTTGGTTTTGATTCTGTACATTTCGCAAGAATTGATTACCAAGATAGGCAAACACGGAAAGCAGACAAAGGCCTAGAGGTTATATGGCGTGGCTCAAGAACTTTCGGTTCATCTTCACAG ATCTTCACGAATGCCTTTCCTGTGCATTATAGCCCACCAGATGGCTTTGGCTTCGAAGTTTTGGATGAAAATATCATACCTGTTCAG GATGACCTGTCATTGTTTGACTATAATGTCCAAGAACGTGTAAATGATTTTGTTGCTGCAGCCTTAGCACAG GCAAATGTTACACGTACAGACCACATAATGTGGACCATGGGGGATGATTTTAACTATCAGTATGCTGAATCCTGGTTCCGGAATATGGACAAACTTATCCAACATGTGAACAAG GACGGCAGAGTGCATGCGTTGTATTCTACTCCGTCTATCTACACAGATGCTAAACATGCATCAAATGAATCTTGGCCAGTAAAATACGATGATTATTTCCC CTATGCTGATTCAACAAATGCATACTGGACTGGGTATTTTACAAGCCGTCCAACTTTCAAGCGATATGTTCGAGTACACAGTGGATATTACTTG GCTGCACGTCAAATAGAATTTTTGGTGGGTGGCAGTTCCTTAGGATTGTTCACTTCTAGCTTGGAAGATGCAATGGGAATTGCCCAGCATCATGATGCAGTCTCAGGTACTGCAAAACAGCACACAACTGATGACTACTCGAAACGGCTTGCTCTTGGAGCATCAAAG GTTGAAAAAGATGTAAACACTGCTCTAACTTGTCTGACCAGCTCCAACGGAACATGTGTATCCTCTGTAGTACAATTTAGTCAG GTTGTAGTTGCTTACAATCCTCTTGGATGGGAACGTAGTGACTTCATAAGGGTTCCT GTCAATGATCAAAACCTAGTTGTAAAAAGCTCTGATGGAAATATTGTTGAGTCGCAACTAGTTGAGGTAGATAATGTGACAAGcaatttaagaaagttttatgTGAAGGCTTATCTTGGAATCACAACAGACAAGGCCCCTAAGTATTGGCTAACATTTCAAGCTTCTGCACCACCAATGGGCTGGAATTCTTACTTCATTTCAAAATCAACTGGAGCAG GATACAACAGTACTGAGCATGTCTCAGCCGTGGTTTCTCCAAGTAACAGCACGATTGAAGTTGGACCAGGACCTCTAAAGATGTCCTTTTCATCAGCATCTGGACAACTCAATAGGATATTCAATTCTATCTCAGGA GTGGATTTACCAGTTCAACAAAGCTTTCTTTGGTATAGATCAAGTGAGGGTGATGCCTCGGATTCACAG GCATCTGGAGCTTATATATTTCGACCAGATGGTAATACACCAACTACAGTTTCATCCTCG GTGCCACTGAAAGTTATCCGTGGACCACTGGTTGATGAAGTGCATCAACAATTCAGCTCATGGATTTATCAG ATTACACGACTCTACAAGAACAAGGAGCACGCTGAAGTTGTATACACG ATTGGGCCAATCCCTGTCGATGATGATGTAGGGAAGGAGGTCATCACACGGCTGACAGCAAATATGGTCACAAATAGTACATTTTATACAGACTCCAATGGAAGGGATTTCCTCAAAAGG GTGAGAAACTACAGGGAGGACTGGAATCTTCAAGTGACTCAACCAGTTACAGGAAATTACTATCCG GTCAATCTAGGAGTGTATGTAGCAGATGGAAAATATGAGCTATCTGTACTTGTGGACCGTGCTGTTGGAGCATCGAGCATTCAGGATGGTCAGCTAGAGATTATGCTACACAG GCGTTTACTTAAAGATGATGGCAGAGGTGTTGGAGAGCCACTTGATGAAGTGGTTTGCGTGGATCAAGATTGCGAAGGGCTTACG GCCAGGGGCACTTACTATGTCAATGTTGAAAAGCTAGGAAATGGAGCTCACTGGCGACGTACATATGGCCAACAAGTCTATTCACCCTTTCTCCTTGCTTTTACTCATGAG GAAGAGACAAGCTCGAAATCCTACAATGTGGCCAAAGCTGGTATGATGGATGCAAATTACAGTCTTCCTGATAATGTTGCAATTGTTACTTTACAG AACCTAGATGATGGTACCACACTACTCCGCTTGGCCCATCTTTTTCAA GCTGCTGAGGACCCGAAATATTCAGAGGTAGCAAAGGTTGATCTGAAAAAGGTGTTCGGAAAGAGAACT ATCAAGGAATTTACTGAGACTAACCTTTCCGCAAATCAGAAGAAGTCAGAGATGAAGAAGCTCAACTGGAGGGTCACTGGGGACACTGAAAGTGGTCTGGCCCCAGTAAAAGGTGGCCCAGTTGATAGTAGGGCTCTAGTCGTGGAACTAGGACCCATGGAGATACGCACTTTCTTGCTGAAATTTTAA